The Sceloporus undulatus isolate JIND9_A2432 ecotype Alabama unplaced genomic scaffold, SceUnd_v1.1 scaffold_11640, whole genome shotgun sequence genome has a window encoding:
- the LOC121918435 gene encoding zinc finger protein 420-like: LLISLVGTRCHSGIQSSLSLSFFIGDLVNHQRSYTGQKPYKCQQCGQLFAHKSHLQTHEGVHTGEKPYKCQHCGKCFGHKSSLVKHQGVHTGEKPYKCQECKKCFAHKSDLVIHQRVHTGEKPYKCQECEKCFADKSNFKRHQRVHTGEKPYRCQQCGKRFSDKPSFVHHQKFHTGDEPYGCQHCGQCFVEKSSLVKHKRLHTGDKPYKCHECEKCFADKSNFSRHQKIHTEDKPYKCQQCGKCFVRKSQLESHQKVHTGEKPYKCQQCGKSFVEKSSLVKHQSLHTGDKPYKCQECDKSFADKSNFSRHQRIHTGEKPYRCQQCGKKFSDKPSFVHHQKVHTGEKPYRCQQCGQCFVHKSELVQHQKVHPREKPHKCLECEKCFADKSNFKRHRKIHTGDKSYKCQQCGKCFVRKSQLESHQKVHTREKPYKCQHCGKCFVEESSLGKHQSFHTGEKSCTYQQCGKGFAHKSDLVHHQKVHTGQKP, from the coding sequence GTTGCTTATCTCTCTTGTTGGCACCAGATGTCATTCAGGGATTCAGTCTTCTCTGTCCTTGTCCTTCTTTATAGGTGACCTTGTGAATCATCAGAGAAGCTACACAGGacaaaaaccatataaatgtcaACAGTGTGGGCAATTGTTTGCTCATAAATCACACCTTCAAACACATGAgggagtccatacaggagagaaaccatacaaatgccagcactgtggtaAATGTTTTGGTCACAAGTCTAGCCTTGTGAAGCATCAgggagtccacacaggagagaaaccatacaaatgccaggagtgtaagaaatgttttgctcacaagtcagACCTTGTAAttcatcagagagttcacacaggagaaaaaccatacaaatgccaggagtgtgagaaatgttttgctgACAAGTCAAACTTTAaaagacatcagagagtccacacaggagagaaaccatacaggtGTCAGCAGTGCGGAAAACGTTTTTCTGATAAGCCTTCCTTTGTGCATCATCAGAAATTTCACACAGGAGATGAGCCATAcggatgccagcattgtgggcaATGTTTTGTTGAGAAGTCTTCGCTTGTGAAGCATAAGCGTCTTCACACAGGAgataaaccatacaaatgtcatgagtgtgaaaaatgttttgctgacaagTCAAACTTTTCAAGGCATCAGAAAATCCACACAGAAgacaaaccatacaaatgccaacagtgtgggaaatgttttgttcgCAAGTCACAACTTGAGAGtcatcagaaagtccacacaggagagaagccatacaaatgccaacagtgTGGGAAATCTTTTGTTGAGAAGTCTTCCCTTGTGAAGCATCAGAGTCTCCACACAGGAGACAAaccttacaaatgccaggagtgtgatAAATCTTTTGCTGACAAGTCAAACTTTTCAAGGCATCagagaattcacacaggagagaaaccatacagatgccagcagtgtgggaaaaaATTTTCAGACAAGCCTTCCTTTGTGCAtcatcagaaagtccacacaggagaaaaaccatacagatgccagcagtgtgggcaATGTTTTGTTCACAAATCAGAACTTGTGCAGCATCAGAAAGTCCACCCAagagagaaaccacacaaatgccttgagtgtgagaaatgttttgctgACAAGTCAAACTTTAAAAGGCATCGGAaaatccacacaggagacaaatcatacaaatgccaacagtgtggaaaatgttttgttcgCAAGTCACAACTTGAGAGtcatcagaaagtccacacaagagagaagccatacaaatgccagcactgtgggaaatgttttgttgaGGAGTCTTCCCTTGGGAAGCATCAAAgtttccacacaggagagaaatcaTGCACATATCAGCAGTGTGGGAAGGGTTTTGCTCACAAGTCAGACCTTGTGCAtcatcagaaagtccacacaggacagaaaccatag